In one window of Arachis ipaensis cultivar K30076 chromosome B06, Araip1.1, whole genome shotgun sequence DNA:
- the LOC107604895 gene encoding nudix hydrolase 13, mitochondrial encodes MSCLSARTGRQRQRYEGNLRLVSGCIPYRWIKDSTDQTGETEEMIEVLMVSSPKRDDLVFPKGGWEDDETVTEAACREALEEAGVKGILREVPLGIWEFRSKSNLDLCCTEGGCKGYMFAMEVTEELHTWPEQNNRSRQWLNIKQAFSLSRYEWMCSALEEFLKVMEEERKLEKQDDDSIGCPSSLVADVSESQSMAPPKCYKRSSTMPHHSMNSKKNILSCAS; translated from the exons ATGTCGTGTTTGTCAGCAAGAACAGGACGACAAAGACAGCGTTATGAAGGAAATTTGCGCCTTGTCTCCGG GTGTATTCCCTATAGGTGGATAAAGGACAGCACAGATCAAACGGGCGAAACAGAGGAAATGATAGAAGTACTGATGGTTTCTTCGCCGAAACGCGATGATCTTGTATTTCCAAAG GGTGGATGGGAGGATGATGAAACTGTTACGGAAGCCGCATGCCGCGAAGCATTAGAGGAAGCAGGAGTTAAAGGAATTCTAAGA GAAGTTCCACTGGGAATATGGGAATTCAGAAGCAAAAGCAACCTTGACTTATGTTGTACGGAAGGTGGTTGTAAAGGATACATGTTTGCCATGGAGGTTACCGAAGAACTTCACACTTGGCCGGAGCAAAATAACCGCAGTCGCCAATGG TTAAACATAAAGCAGGCATTTAGTCTGAGCCGGTACGAGTGGATGTGTAGCGCGCTCGAGGAGTTTCTTAAAGtcatggaagaagaaagaaagcttGAGAAGCAAGATGATGATAGCATTGGTTGCCCTTCAAGTCTAGTAGCAGATGTTTCAGAATCTCAAAGTATGGCACCACCTAAGTGCTATAAAAGATCCTCTACTATGCCACACCATAGTATGAATTCTAAGAAAAACATCTTATCATGTGCTTCTTAA